The Bubalus bubalis isolate 160015118507 breed Murrah chromosome 16, NDDB_SH_1, whole genome shotgun sequence genome window below encodes:
- the LOC102403687 gene encoding olfactory receptor 52B6, whose translation MAQVRSLQKIMAFLSAKNTAAVNNSDTRLAGCFLLGIPGLEDLHIWLSIPFCTMYVAALAGNSILICVILSQPSLHEPMYIFLSMLASTDVLLSTSTMPKALANFWLSSTHISFDGCLTQMFFIHFLFVAESAVLLAMAFDRYVAICSPLRYATILTSTTIGKIVAATLARSFIIMFPSIFLLKHLHYCRVNIIAHTFCEHMGIARLSCSDISINVWYGLAAALLSTGLDVILIAVSYIHILRAVFHLSSQDARSKALSTCGSHICVILLFYIPALFSVFAYRFGGRHIPRYVHILLANLYVVIPPMLNPIIYGVRTKQILEGAKQLFSYLVKESK comes from the coding sequence ATGGCACAGGTGAGATCTCTGCAGAAAATTATGGCCTTTTTGTCTGCTAAGAACACAGCTGCTGTGAACAACTCTGATACTCGCCTGGCGGGCTGCTTCCTTCTTGGCATCCCTGGGCTGGAGGACCTACACATCTGGCTCTCCATCCCCTTCTGCACCATGTATGTAGCTGCCCTGGCAGGCAACAGCATTTTAATTTGTGTCATCCTCTCCCAGCCAAGCCTGCATGAGCCCATGTACATATTCCTGTCCATGTTGGCCAGTACTGATGTCTTACTCTCCACATCCACCATGCCCAAAGCCCTGGCCAACTTCTGGCTGAGTTCTACCCACATTTCCTTTGATGGCTGCCTAACCCAGATGTTCTTCATCCacttcctttttgtggctgagtctGCAGTCCTCCTGGCCATGGCctttgaccgctatgtggccatctgctcCCCTTTGAGATATGCCACAATCCTCACCAGCACAACCATTGGGAAGATCGTGGCTGCCACACTGGCCCGCAGCTTCATCATCATGTTTCCATCTATCTTTCTTCTCAAGCACCTGCACTACTGCAGGGTCAATATCATCGCGCACACATTTTGTGAGCACATGGGCATTGCCCGTCTGTCCTGTTCTGATATCTCCATCAACGTCTGGTATGGGCTGGCAGCTGCTCTGCTCTCCACTGGCCTGGATGTCATCCTTATTGCTGTTTCCTACATTCACATCCTCCGAGCTGTCTTCCACCTCTCCTCTCAAGATGCCCGGTCCAAAGCCCTGAGCACTTGCGGCTCCCACATCTGCGTCATCCTACTCTTCTACATCCCTGCCCTCTTTTCTGTCTTTGCCTATAGGTTTGGGGGGAGACACATCCCACGCTATGTTCATATCCTCCTGGCCAATCTCTATGTGGTCATCCCACCTATGCTCAATCCTATTATTTATGGAGTGAGGACCAAGCAGATTTTGGAAGGGGCTAAACAGCTGTTTTCATATCTTGTTAAAGAATCTAAATAA